The following nucleotide sequence is from Sparus aurata chromosome 22, fSpaAur1.1, whole genome shotgun sequence.
CATAGAAGGACGGACACATTAAAGGAGCTatgtgtaagaaaaaaatgctgaGAGGTTAAATCAGCAAACTTTTAAGTTTGAATGAAGCTCGCGGCGTGTGGACGGACTCGCTGTAGTGTCACAGCAACAATCTGAGACGAAGAAGAATTGAGCCAATTAGAGGGTGCTGACAGGtctatcagtgtgtgtgtgtgtgtgtgtgtgtgtgtgtgtgtagctaaATTGTAATTCCTACATTAAATCCTTGTATTGCAAAAAGATTAGCAGGTGTCAAAAGATAGCcgcctcagtctctctctctctgtgtgtgtgtgtgtgtgtgtgtgtgtgtgtgtctgacctcTCTCACACGATGATTGGGTTTCAGTGTGGGAacgtctgacacacacacgcacacactgtgtcactctttctttctatttttgtctctctctctgtttgtccagACTCTGGACACACAAGCCGGCAGCAGTTTGACTGCTGTGAGTCGCTCCAACAAGTAGTGTGTAACCACATCTATGTGGAAACTCTACCTTTCTCCATGTTCCCTTTTCAGTATCACGCTGTGGCAATGCCGTGCTTATGctcgggttagggttaggaaaacattgtgttttggaTTGAAATGTTTCAACATTCAACGAGGTTTCAACATTTCGCGGTccgcagaaacacacactccaaactttaattctggtgactgggttgaTTATGAGAGGGAAAAAGAGGAATGAGATTTAGTTTcctgtcatcttcacttcatctccttcatcctGTTGGTTAAAAAATGTGTAGAGGTGTCAGAAGTCCACACATTCTTTCCCCCAGCACAGATACTTGTGTGTAAAAAGATTCTGGTAAAAAAGAAGTACTGATTTaacttctttactcaagtaaaattagtaaagtacaggctctgaaatgtactcagagtatcaaaGTAAAAAGTCTCTGTCTGAAGATATTTGTAGTGACCAATTCTGTGCAAGCTAACTGACGCTCACTTCATATCAATATAATCAATTAATGAATGTAATTAAAAGACTATTAAAGGTAGTATCAGtcggatttgtcccagctgttgccaaacgcaccacaaagatagttgattgctgggttggtaaagcgtccaaATCCACTCAGTGCAGGTGAAAAGACGCTATTCAGACCGTTGCTGTGAGGTTGAGCTAGTGCACCCACTTTGCTTTTATCTTAGCatctacagtgaagatttccgCTTAAAAAAGGGTGAACAGTATTAAATCACTTTGGGATCTTCgtggcttctggagactttgatTACACCGGACGAGTTGTATGGAGCCTTTCTATGTTTCCCCAGATACTTCAGCTGGTTATGAAAATGCTGTAACgcagttttgctgtgaagctccagaaatgttttttggactcCGAAACTCCGCCTGACTTTCCGTCAGCGTGAGGGGAGGAGATAATGAATGAATTTCCACGtttgtgtgaactgttcctttaattacTCTTTCTTTCATTACCAGCTTTGTGCGATTTCTGCATCTCAGTGTGCACATGTGTAACtatctttagttttttttcttatttatactgtttctgctgctttttaacttatttattaCTGTTGTTAATGGATGTTCTTTATTTCTGCCGTCCCCTTTTCTGCTGTAATAACACAAATTTCCCCGTtgtgggactaataaaggattatcttatcATACCTTCAACCATGATGGAATCGGTCATCTGAGAGCGTTAAACAGCTTCTCTCATTGCTGTGTGTTATGCTTCCATTTCAATCACAACGATGCCATTTATTAGAGTTTTTCATTTAATCTTCATTTTGGGTGAATTGTACCTTTAATACGTTTATCGTGTTGTGCTCTGCACCAAAACACCAAAACGAATTAGTTTGCTAGTGAAAAACGGTTTGGCAATAAACCAGACGGTGATTGTGAGTTCTGGTGCTTTTAACTGACTTTAATTGGCCTACCTGTAGGTGTGACGTCACCCTCTGTGTGTAGAGTGTTGAGACACCTGAGAAATTTTGTTAGAAATGACGATTCATGTATCGATTTATCAAAAGTTTCAACCCAGATTCAGCCTGGACGCGTTCAGCTTCACTGCAGCAGTCTGAAACCTGGTGCCTTATATAATGACTTTTTTTTGACCATCAGAAGTGGCCTCATTCCCATGCgcaaacacacaagcacgcacacacacacgcacgcacacacgctccGTCTGAAGCAGACAGGCGGTGGTATTATCAGGAGAGAAGGTCCAGCTCTGCCGAGACTGCACAAATCTCCCATCCCGGAGTTGTGTTTGAGTGCACGTGGGCGGttccaatgtgtgtgtgtgtgtgtgtgtgtgtgtgtgtgtgtgtgtgtgtgtgtgtgtgtgcgtgtgtctcaGGCTCCGTGGGAAAGCtcgagcagaggaggaggagcaggaggaggaggacaccaCACCGGTCACCAGCCCAGTCTGCAGCCGACACAAGGGCCACCTGCCCCGGACTATTTACCGAACACGCACCGCTGGAAAATGAACTCCTGGGActcttttctttactttttcaaactttaaGCAGTTTGACTGGAAGATCTGCGACGTTTTCACCAGTTCctgcaattttatttttttttctgtcgggAGGGATCATTTAATTTATAATTGCGCAGGGAGGAAATTAACCTGGAATAAACCAGCTTCATAAAAAAACTTTCTATATCTCCTTTAACAATCCTGTAAGAGCTCATCAGTGACTCCATGTCAGTTTAAAAGTTTTTGCTTTCACCTCAGGACGTCTGAAACATTCCTGTAGTTCACCTGTGTCCAGTAACACTCAGTGTTTCACTCCTGCAGGCATTTATCCGTTCATTTTCTCGATATAAGTATACAACAGGGATCTGGAAGTGTCGGGGCTTTATTTTGTTCAGAGGTGAAGAAACTTTGTTCAGGATTTTAACAATCCTCCACACCTCCACGTTTCCTCCAGGGGAGAGACGGACAGCTCTCCCCGCCGTCCACGCACCATGAAGCGGCCTTACGAGGACAGCAGCTCGGCAGAAAGTGACGTGGAGGAGCCGATCGATGTGGGCAGAGAGAGCGTCTATCCAGGGTGAGTCAGTCAGGAGCGTTACACTGCGTTACACTGCTACTCACCATGATCCAGTGTTTCCAGGAGAACTTACATACAAGGCtagaaagtaactgagtactcCAGTACTGCACTTGAGGACAATTCCACTATATTTCAGAGGCAAATGTCTTTTTCACtcccactacatttatttcagaGCCTTAAtcactagttactttacagattcatTAAACGTGATGACCACATTAATGCATCAACAATGACATGTAATCCATTACTATATATTATGAAGCGATAAATTAATTTTGatactgtaattacattttgatgctaattaaagtttttaaaaaaatcaatgcaaGACTTATAATGTAGTATTTCTTCACTGTGACACTGacggaatgtaactaagtacatttactcaggtactgtacttcagtacatTTTTTGAGGTACCTTCCATTTCCTGCTGcttcatacttccactccactacattttggaggcacgCATTGTACATTTTGCTCTGTTACATTTTTACTTTAGTGTCTAGTGACTTTGTAGACATCAGTGGCAAAGTAGTGTATTTGCTAATTAAACAGTAATTAACAGATTAAGATAATCAAAACAAGGCTGTGATTTCAGTGATCAGAAAAGTGCTGAATATCGGATCGGGCTCACAGTTTacataaatgtgtgtaaataacCTACTTTTACTAGTACTTTTGATATTTAAcaacatttattgccagaaaatgactctttatacttaagtacatttaatgaCAGGTACTTTAAGACTTTAACTCAACTTCTTTTTAACGTCgtacttttcctttttctcaagTAGGACTTTCGGACACTGCTcaacaacatttatttcaacgctgtagttactagttactttgcagattcagatacAAAGtctaattaaaaataataaatgtacagtattaTTTAAGATTAAACCAtgtaaacaatttaaaatgagctcctgtttgatcagctgcaacattaaagtgatgaacacattaatgAATACATCTGCTAATTACATTTCACTCAATATTAGAAAGTGGTTAATTACATTACTTGTATTTTCACTTAATTAGTGATCACTTGTAGTATTTCTACACTCCAATAatggtacttttacttgagtcaAACAATCTTAGTCCTTCTTCCACCATTGCCTATATATAACATCAAAAGtactgattacatttttttcttcaaaagtGTATGAAATCTGTTGTGGTTTCACTTCATAAGGTTCACGTTCTAATTCATGTCTGCAGcctttttattaaaatgaagCTGTCAAGATGATTAAATTGAGTCATTCCAGAATTTAAAGTTAACGACCGGCCTTTGAAAGTACCATTTTGTTTCAGCGATCGAACCCCGAATAACGTCTCCCTGCTTcatcaaaaaaatattcaacagcAAACAGAAAATAGAAGGACAGATCAGCATGGGTACATAATATGATGCTGTATCTGTAGAATATGCAGGAGAGACTATACACACATGTTGTCAACTTGTTCCCCAACATagacaaaaatacttttttgataATGTTCGATTTCCTCAATCTTGAGCTTTTTGTGAagaagtttttttaatttctcaaaTTTTTCTTATTATTCCTTCTCTACATGTCCTACGTTTCCCACAATCCCTTTGAaaccatctttaaaaatggGCATTTTCAGCTGATGCATGTGGGAAGCAGCGGTGGGAGAAGCATTCACATATTTGTCTTCAATCAGAGACAAACACCAGAGTGTGTTAATTCCTCATTACAGGTTAAAGTCCTGCACTGAAGATTATACACGCAGTGTGGTCAGCAAAATATACTCAAACTACCAACAATGCAGAGAAATGGCTGCATGTTATGATCAATATTACAAAGATTATTAATATGAGTGATGACTGAATATATCAGCAGCattttcctgctgcagctggtcgGGGTGGAGCTCATTTTATTAACGATGTCTTTTAAATACTGTTGGTAAAGTTTGAAATATAACAAAGTGGTCTGTTTTATACATTAGTTATCGGATTTCTTTATCAAATTAAAAGGCAATAATCATTTTTGTTCTGTACCAGCAGCTGTTAAAACACTACAAAGTAAGaggtacaatatttgcctcttagTTGGAGTAGAATTAAGAGAAATACTCGATTAAAGTACCTCAAATGTATACTTAATTACAGCACTTGGGTAAATGTAGCTCCTGCTGCAGTGAAACTCCACTACAGCTGCAGGAAACATCTGGATGTGATGTctgaataacaaaaaacacatcaaaaagagacaaagacattatcttgaatttcattttcactttctgtTCCTGGGGGACTTTTGTCCCtaaaacaccaacaacaagaACTCACACCCACTCATGTTCTGATGCTAACCGCTAAATACCGTCTGCGTCTCTTTGTTCCAGTAACTGCAGGTTTTAAGTTAACTCCACATTTCTTCTGGATTAATCGTCGGTTATTTAACGTATTTATTTGATTCTCATTTTGTCTTCAGGCACATGAAGACGTCCTATATAAATTGCGGATCACCGACCACAACCACTCAAGTGATGGCTAGGAAGAAACGCAGGGGGGTAAGTTACTGTCTGTGCTGATAAAGGAGTATTTACACTGGTTTTACAGTTCGGAGACATTTTGAAGTTTTTGTTaactttcttttatttgtcagaTTATCGAGAAGAGACGCAGAGACCGGATCAACAACAGTCTGTCGGAGTTACGGAGGCTCGTCCCCACAGCGTTCGAGAAGCAGGTGAGAATCTGATTCTGAAGGTTCATGACGAGAGCCGATAAATAGACTCCTCACTGCTCACTACTCAGTTTCTGTTAAGATCTTCTTGGTTGAAGATTCAGTCAGACCTGAAAGTAGCAGATCGGGTGAAGGCAATCCTTGCCAGCTGTCAGGGAGCTCACAAACTCACTTGTACAGTTGCTAACGGGACAAAGATGACATCTATAAACCATTCCTCCAACCCAGTGCACCCAATGAGCTACAACAGAGTCTGCATTTTGGGTTGTTTGTCCCTCAAAGGACAGCAAGGTTGCTCAACAGCACAAATCCACATGTCAAAGTTCATCACAGTTCAGGTTCATACAGTtcataaaaaagtgggaggaaTCCATTCATCATCAACTTGATTATTAGTCTTCAGTCAATGCCACcaaattaaaggagcactctgtagttttggtgaagaaatgttaatgagaagagacAGATATTcattggttgattttttttctgcttaaacagactaaatacacaaactcttttgttttcacaacTGAATAAGTTGAATAAAAGAGAGCTTAAAGGACAGCGccatttatactgttttactttgtttatatgtggcagaccctgccacctttctagcttcaaacagtgttctgggaccttattttcctctgagaacagcttgtttattcacttttggaaaaaaagttatattatgacttcattgatattgtaaatattacaattttgagttttaatttcttctccaaaaacttcCTACCACCATGTTTCAGCAGTGACAACTCATGTAACATATATTTTCTGTCCATGAAGATGTTGTTTGGTCACCACATGAGACCTCGAATGTGGTCTCTGCAACTTGAATCCATCTATAACTGTTGGTTTGCTCCATCAGGGCTCAGCTAAGCTGGAGAAAGCAGAGATCCTGCAGATGACTGTGGACCACCTGAAGGTGCTGCAGGCCACAGGGGGGAAAGGTAACCTGAACATGTCTGCTGCCTGGAAATGAAATGTTGAGCCGTCTTTTTATTGTCGTCTGGAGTGAAGGATAATAAAGTTGCtagaagaaaagagagatttAAAAAAGTTGGAACTCTTTTAACCACAGCAGAGCAACAACGGAACACATATAAAAGCTTTATCAAAAGATTTGAAAGTTCCCAGTGTCCATTCAGTTTTCCTACAGTTCTACACCATCTCATTCACACAAGTCTAACCATCAGCTCTACCTGCTGAGCCAGAGCTGCCTGAAACATACTTCAGTACAGTGTGTCACAGACCAGTGGGCCACTGGGACGACACAAAGACTTCTCTGTGATGATCTTTGCAGGACAAATTCAAAATACAGGTTATTATCCAGTCGTCCACTGTGTTTACGATGCGTTCAAGTGCGACTTTTGACGGATGACGTGAGGCGACTTGTCAGTCACTCGTTTATTGATGTCTGTTTGGTTCATCagcatgtcagtgtgtgtgtgtgtgtgtgtgtgtgtgtgtgtgtgtgtctgggagacagagggaggtggTGAGTCCATGGGAAAACGCTGCAGGGATAAAAGCACCACTTGACCCTGAGCAGCGCTGTTTGCTTTCATAAAGCCAGCGGGGTGGGGGGGTGATGTGttagggagggggagagagggagagagagagagagggagagggtcaGTGTGGGCTGCATTCACAGcagttgctgtctctctgcagcatttttgtttggattttccagaaccagcagcagcagcagcagcagcagtttgtctttAATTAATGAATATAATCAAacatctatctctctctctccctctttctctctctctctctctctgtaggtTACTTGGACGCCCACGCTCTGGCCCTGGACTTCCTGTCTCTGGGTTTCAGGGAGTGTGTGACGGAGGTTTCCCGCTACCTGAGCGCCGTGGAGGGCCTGGACTCCGGTGACCCCCTGCGCTCCCGCCTCCTCTCCCACCTCACCTCCTGCGTCTCCCAACGCGAAGCCGCCGCCCTCACCATGACCTCCCATCTgccccatcaccaccaccagcagcctcACCCTTTACCTCACCCATTCCACCCGCATCACTGGGCCGCGGCAGCCGCCGCTGTCGCCACCGCGGCCGCGTTTCGCCCTATGCCGGCCGCGTCGTACGGACTGAGCGCGCTCCCTGTTTCTCCTGACGCCGGAGGGGGTGGAGCCCCCCAGAGGTTGGTGGAGTTATCACAGCGTAGCATAGCCGCCTCTTTTTCCTCCTACGCTgactccaccacctcctcctccccttcctcctccacctcttcttcctcgtctCTCGTGCTCCCCTGCGCCCCCGCTCCTCTCtccgcctccctcctctccctctcagcGTCGTTTCCCATCAGCCTCCACGGAGGTTTCCCCATCgtccctccttcctctttcccCTCCACCACTGCCACCAGCAGTcctcccatctcctcctcctcctcctcttcctcctcctcctcccagactccccacagcagcagcagcagcagtaaaccCTACAGGCCGTGGGGAACCGAGGTCGGAGCTTTCTGACGGTTTGACCGACTGACCTCCCTGCAGACTAACTCCTGACCAACTGACAGTTTTAACAGCCTGGAAACACGTTAACAACCTGTGAACAAACTACCTGTTACTACTGTTTCACTGACCCACACGACTGGTGTATTAAGTCGTTAACCTTTGGGGTGCTGCTTGACCGTTATCCACCTGATTCCACAAAGTCACAAGAACTTCTGAAGCTTCTGCCCAAAGAACAGACACCGACTGAGCTGTTTTAACACGTTTCACTGGGTTCAGCTGATGTTTTAATATGTAAAACCTTAACAAACTATGTTGATAAAACCTATAAACCCAGCAGACTTGACCTCCAAGAATCTCCCAAAGAGACCAGCCGTGACCTGTTTCTCCACATTTACTGTTCCCTAACCGTGTGACGTTCTTTGTTTTATCTCATCATCAACGAAACCAATGAAAAGAATGCAATGCAATTCATATCGCACCCACGCTCAGTGGGTCGGCGACGAGGCCGACTAGAGCCAATCGAGTGGCAAACGTAGGGTAAAAAAACGTTCACGTAGCGACCGTCGGCCTGATGTGTCGGGGCCTTAACATGCCGTCAGTTTGGATTCTTTTCATGGATATCgtgacaaataacaaaaaagtagAATTAGACCAGACGTATCCAACTTAAACGCTACGTGACTATGTGAACCAAAGTTTGCCTCTGAGAGAATCCACTCACCGATGTTTAACCCAGCTAACAAGAACGGACAGCTCCGACCCGCTACACCAGCTGAAACCAGCATATTCCCAGACAGCTGTATGTTCAGACCGCTGCAGACTTCTGGGGGATGAAAGATTAACACCGTAACACTGAGGATGAAACACTCGAAAACTTTTTTCCACTTCttatctgtgtttacatgtaaaCCGTCACTGAAATCTGACTGCTGTGTGCCTTTTtacaaataaagatgaagtaACAATAGTGCTGCTGTCACGAAACATGCAGCCGCTACGCTTTCTTTCTTCCATGCCTGCGGGGTGTATGCGACATCATCAGTTTTGCTTTCAAGTTTCAATGTGGAGGACAGTTCCTTATCTTAAAGCAGCAATGTGAAACTGGTCGTTAATTCATGTCAGCGGACTTTCAGCAGCGTGTTTATAAGGCTCAGCtgcttaaaggaatagttcagcaCTTCAGAAAATACACTTATCAGTAACAATCTACGGTCTGTGCGCCAAGTGTGGCGTTAGAGGAggtgttagcttagcataaaaaaaaCGTGAAACGGGGTCAAACAGCTCGCCTTATAGTAGAAAATAATgcatcataataataatgataataatacaagTGTAAATTTGTGGAGTAATATTTTTTACTGACGCAGGGCAACCCCCACGATTGACAGAAAAATCGAGAAAAACTTGTCCTTTCCTTTAAAGCTTTTTGCGAGTTTCACAAAAGAAACATCGCCGCCATTTTGCTCTCTCAAAGTAACTCCTGAAGACTTCTCTCCATTTCTGGGTCCTGGCTTGTTTACCTCTGGCCTCTGTTTGCCTCCACATCTACGTGTGACGTAGCCTGCCCCGCAACAATTTGCTTAAAATTCGcttgacattttatggaaacGCGCGATGCTAGTGAGGACGACGAGGAGCCACTGAGCAGCAGACTACACATTGTACAGAGCCAGAAACAGGAGATCACTGAAAGGGGAAAAAGCTTGAAAACTGGGAGATATACTGGAGAACCGTGACCCATAGGTCTCTCGGGAAAACATGATCGAAAGCTCCAAAACTGATTAATGGACCCGTTGGTGAGGCTGTAGTCTGCATAAGTCAATTCATCTGCAAAAAGAAACGTTTTTCACCTCAAGTTCTTTAACTTCAGGCGGCTGCGAGTAACCGCactgctgccccaacacacacacgtacacacacacacacacacacacatacactaatCCACTCCTTCTTTGCCTTCATCTTGCAGTTGATTTACACACTGAAATCACGGCTGCAGCCGTTAAATCCTCCCAGAGAAGAAAACGGCGTCACTTCCAGCTGAATGGAGGATTAAAGGCTGACAGGCCTGGGAACAGCTCCGCGGGCCGTAAATCCGCCCCGGTCAGCCGACACGGTTCTCACGCCGGGACGCCGCTTTGAAGTGACCGGCGGTAAATTTAGTGACATGAGCCGGTCAGCACtttacatacagacacacagagagaggcagacaaaaCAGACGGAAAGCGTATGAAGAGGCTTTCACTGGCTGCTCAGTGCCAGGAGAGGTTAACGCTTGGTTTCTTCAGGAGTTTGTCTTTTCGTGATTTACAGTTACACTCGGGTTATGTTATTTCTCTCAGTTTTAAAGGATACTATAACTTTACGGCACTGTTATTGTGACGTTTCCACCATTTCGAACTGCACCTCACATCAGCCATgtttccataaaatgtcagGGGAAATTTTAGCGAACTTTTGAAAGTTCgcaaaaaaaatatacacaaaattAAAACCAGAACCCTGGCGCATTTACATAAACTGTTTGCAGCCAATGACCTAGGCCATGTAAAGCATAAATTGAGCTCTAAAATCCTCGTTCATCGTCTTCCGTCAGAAGATGATGCGTTGTGAGCTACGTGGCTACGTCACGCGTGGATGTGGAAGTGAACAGACAAACAGGAGACAAAATGGAGATCAGCAAATGTTGGTTGCCAAGATGGTGACGATGGTAAACGATCCACCTGATGAGCAGCATGAGCAATATCACTGTGATGATGTTGACAAGAAGGATGATGTCAAACTCATGTCGGCGCAGGGTCTgtgatatttaaacatttcaacttTGAATAAAACCGTCCAGCTTTCCAACAGGATCTCAATGAAAGAAACActgaacacttcctgttttcagtttgtgttgttttttttttagttttctctcttttttctttttggaaaaGGTTACAAAAAAGCAGAGcagaataacagaaaacaaaaattaacAATGTCAGCACTCTCATCCAACCATGACGCCCCGAACACTCCCCCGAGTGTCGCCGCTTTAAGGAGCCATTAAGGAGACCATGTTGTTGGGACTTAAGATCTCGATCCAGTAGCCGTCGGGATCCTGAATGAAGGCCAGATCCTTCATTTTACCTGCGAGGAGGGGAACATGCTGCAGGTTAATGTGATGGTGAGCGCGCGCATGAACAGGTTTCATGTCTGAgagcagggttcgtacgggtgcttgaaatccttcaaagtgcttgaatttcaatgttgtgttttcaaggtctg
It contains:
- the hey2 gene encoding hairy/enhancer-of-split related with YRPW motif protein 2 codes for the protein MKRPYEDSSSAESDVEEPIDVGRESVYPGHMKTSYINCGSPTTTTQVMARKKRRGIIEKRRRDRINNSLSELRRLVPTAFEKQGSAKLEKAEILQMTVDHLKVLQATGGKGYLDAHALALDFLSLGFRECVTEVSRYLSAVEGLDSGDPLRSRLLSHLTSCVSQREAAALTMTSHLPHHHHQQPHPLPHPFHPHHWAAAAAAVATAAAFRPMPAASYGLSALPVSPDAGGGGAPQRLVELSQRSIAASFSSYADSTTSSSPSSSTSSSSSLVLPCAPAPLSASLLSLSASFPISLHGGFPIVPPSSFPSTTATSSPPISSSSSSSSSSSQTPHSSSSSSKPYRPWGTEVGAF